GCCGGCCGGCCGGCCGTCGAGGCCCAGCCCGAGTCGCGGCCCGTCGAGGCCCGACCCGTCGAGGCCCGGCCTGAATCGCGACCTGTCGAGGCCCGACCCGTAGGCGTCCGACCCGAGTCGCGACCGGTCGAGGCCCGACCCGTAGAGGACCGCCCCGAACCCGAGCGCTCGCAAGGGCCCGAATGACCGAACCTCACCGGATCGACGGTGACCCGGGCGCGGCCGGCTTACGCCGGTGCGAGTGGGGCGACAGCACGCCGGACTACGCGATCTATCACGACACCGAGTGGGGCGTGCCGGTGCGCGGTGACAACGCGCTGTTCGAGCGGATGACCCTGGAGGCGTTCCAGTCCGGGCTGTCCTGGCTGACGATCCTGCGCAAGCGCGAGAACTTCCGCGCCGCCTTCGCCGGCTTCGACATCACCACCGTGGCCGGTTTCGGCGAGGCCGACCGGCAGCGGCTGCTGGCCGACGCGGGCATCGTCCGCAACCGGGCCAAGGTCGACGCGGCGATGAACAACGCCCGGGCCATTCTCGACAGCGTCC
This is a stretch of genomic DNA from Jatrophihabitans sp.. It encodes these proteins:
- a CDS encoding DNA-3-methyladenine glycosylase I yields the protein MTEPHRIDGDPGAAGLRRCEWGDSTPDYAIYHDTEWGVPVRGDNALFERMTLEAFQSGLSWLTILRKRENFRAAFAGFDITTVAGFGEADRQRLLADAGIVRNRAKVDAAMNNARAILDSVPEGLTELLWSFAPAEHQRPALLTDVLAWTPESKAMAKELKRRGFAFVGPTTAYALMQATGMVDDHVAYCWRATT